A genomic window from Pseudanabaenaceae cyanobacterium SKYG29 includes:
- the rplX gene encoding 50S ribosomal protein L24: MKFKPKPKYRGNRTSFKMHVKKDDLVQVISGSYKGKVGKVLKVFPETSQVIVEGVNKKTKHLKPQREGEQGQIIVKEFPIHSSKVMLYSEKEKTASRVCHTYTPEGKKVRMLKKTGEILN, from the coding sequence ATGAAATTCAAACCCAAGCCCAAGTACCGCGGCAATCGCACTAGCTTCAAGATGCATGTCAAAAAAGATGACCTCGTGCAAGTAATTTCTGGCAGTTACAAGGGGAAGGTGGGCAAAGTCCTCAAGGTTTTCCCCGAAACCAGTCAAGTAATTGTGGAGGGGGTCAACAAGAAGACGAAACACCTCAAACCCCAGCGGGAAGGGGAACAGGGGCAAATTATTGTCAAAGAATTCCCCATTCACAGTTCCAAAGTCATGCTCTATTCCGAAAAGGAAAAGACAGCCAGTCGTGTCTGTCACACCTATACCCCTGAAGGGAAAAAGGTGCGGATGCTGAAAAAAACGGGCGAAATTCTCAACTAA
- the rplR gene encoding 50S ribosomal protein L18 has translation MKLTHKAATQRRHKRIRRRVSGTPDRPRLAVFRSHKHIVAQIIDDVAQHTLVAASTLEKELRSNLESTATCAASSAVGKLIAQRALAKGITKVVFDRGGNLYHGRVKALAEAAREAGLEF, from the coding sequence ATGAAACTCACCCACAAAGCTGCTACCCAAAGACGGCATAAACGCATCCGCCGCCGTGTCAGTGGCACACCCGATCGCCCCCGTTTGGCAGTATTTCGTTCCCACAAACATATTGTGGCCCAGATCATTGACGACGTAGCCCAGCACACCCTGGTTGCTGCCTCTACCCTAGAAAAGGAACTGCGCAGTAACCTGGAATCCACTGCCACCTGTGCTGCTTCCAGCGCTGTAGGCAAACTAATTGCCCAACGGGCACTGGCAAAAGGGATTACTAAAGTCGTCTTCGATCGGGGGGGCAATCTCTATCACGGTCGCGTGAAAGCCTTAGCAGAAGCGGCTAGGGAAGCAGGTTTAGAATTTTAG
- the rpsE gene encoding 30S ribosomal protein S5 gives MAERKRNNNVDTDLSSLEVEGKEERRSRKRGERKADRVKADKESEWQERVVQIRRVTKVVKGGKKLSFRAIVIVGNEKGLVGVGVGKAADVINAVKKGVVDGKKNLVKVPLTKSLSIPHPATGDAGGAKVIMRPASPGTGVIAGGSVRTVLELAGVKNVLAKQLGSSNPLGNARAAASALASLRTFSEVARMRDIPIHKLFARDKEQS, from the coding sequence ATGGCAGAACGCAAACGCAACAACAACGTGGATACCGACCTCAGCAGCCTGGAAGTAGAGGGAAAAGAGGAACGGCGCAGCAGAAAACGGGGAGAGCGCAAAGCCGATCGGGTCAAGGCGGACAAAGAATCGGAGTGGCAAGAGCGGGTAGTGCAGATTCGTCGGGTCACCAAGGTGGTGAAGGGGGGTAAAAAGCTGAGCTTCCGCGCCATTGTCATCGTAGGCAATGAGAAGGGCTTAGTGGGCGTAGGCGTGGGTAAAGCTGCCGATGTAATTAATGCTGTGAAAAAAGGCGTAGTGGATGGCAAAAAGAACCTAGTGAAGGTGCCCCTGACAAAGAGCCTGTCCATTCCCCATCCCGCCACGGGTGATGCTGGCGGTGCCAAAGTAATTATGCGTCCCGCTTCTCCTGGTACCGGTGTAATTGCGGGGGGGTCAGTGCGCACTGTCCTAGAGTTGGCAGGGGTGAAGAACGTACTGGCGAAGCAGCTGGGTTCCAGCAATCCCCTGGGTAATGCACGGGCAGCTGCCAGTGCCCTAGCCTCTCTCCGTACCTTTTCGGAGGTAGCACGGATGCGGGACATTCCTATTCACAAACTGTTTGCCAGAGATAAGGAGCAATCATGA
- the rpsH gene encoding 30S ribosomal protein S8, translating into MAVNDTIADMLTRIRNASLARQQATEVPYTKMTHNIARVLKQEGFIEDYEEVGEGIDRHLVLSLKYYGKHRKPVINKLQRVSRPGMRVYSNYKDLPRVLGGVGIAIISTSKGIMTDREARTKRVGGEVLCYVW; encoded by the coding sequence ATGGCAGTAAACGACACTATCGCTGATATGTTGACCCGCATTCGCAATGCCAGTTTAGCCCGTCAGCAGGCAACGGAAGTCCCCTATACCAAGATGACCCACAACATTGCCCGGGTACTCAAGCAGGAGGGGTTCATCGAAGACTACGAAGAAGTAGGCGAAGGGATAGACCGCCATCTTGTCCTCTCCCTCAAGTACTATGGCAAGCACCGCAAGCCCGTGATCAACAAACTGCAGCGGGTTAGTCGTCCAGGGATGCGCGTCTATTCCAACTATAAAGATTTGCCCAGGGTGTTGGGGGGGGTAGGCATCGCTATCATCTCCACTTCCAAGGGCATCATGACCGATCGGGAAGCTCGCACCAAGCGAGTTGGCGGGGAAGTACTTTGTTATGTCTGGTAA
- the rpmC gene encoding 50S ribosomal protein L29 — translation MALPNIEDARQLEGEALAAEILKVKRELFNLRLRQATRQPVKPHEFTHLKHRLAQLLTVERERQSPAEIVANSRRARRRKRGKLAAASTQGGEHHGS, via the coding sequence ATGGCACTGCCTAACATCGAAGATGCTCGCCAACTAGAGGGAGAAGCCCTGGCGGCAGAAATCCTGAAAGTCAAACGGGAGTTGTTCAACCTGCGGCTGCGCCAAGCTACTAGGCAGCCCGTGAAGCCCCACGAATTTACCCACCTGAAACACCGCCTTGCCCAACTGCTCACGGTAGAGCGGGAGCGCCAGTCCCCCGCAGAGATCGTAGCCAATTCTCGCCGTGCTCGCCGCCGTAAGCGGGGCAAACTAGCGGCAGCTTCTACCCAGGGAGGAGAACACCATGGCAGTTAA
- the rplN gene encoding 50S ribosomal protein L14 produces the protein MIQQETRLTVADNSGAKELLCIRVLGGSNRRYATVGDVIIATVKNAAPNMPVKKSDVVRAVVVRTRNTIRRESGMCIRFDDNAAVIINPDGNPKGTRVFGPVARELRDKNFTKIISLAPEVL, from the coding sequence ATGATTCAACAGGAGACCAGACTGACCGTAGCTGATAACAGTGGGGCAAAGGAACTCCTCTGTATTCGGGTTTTGGGGGGCAGTAACCGCCGCTATGCCACGGTGGGGGATGTGATTATTGCCACGGTCAAGAACGCTGCTCCCAACATGCCTGTGAAAAAATCCGATGTAGTACGGGCAGTAGTCGTGCGCACCCGCAACACCATTCGCCGTGAGAGTGGGATGTGCATTCGTTTTGACGACAACGCAGCCGTGATCATCAACCCCGATGGCAACCCCAAGGGGACACGGGTTTTTGGTCCTGTGGCACGGGAACTGCGGGATAAAAACTTCACCAAGATTATCTCCCTGGCACCGGAGGTTCTATGA
- the rplE gene encoding 50S ribosomal protein L5, with protein sequence MATRFQQFYEKHAVPKLMEQFKYKNIHQVPKFEKVVVNRGLGEAATNAKALESSIAEIAAITGQRPVVTRAKKAIAGFKIRAGMPVGMMVTLRRDRMYAFLDRLINFALPRIRDFRGVNPKAFDGRGNYTLGIKEQLIFPEIDYDSIDQIRGLDISIVTTAKTDEEGRALLKAMGMPFRES encoded by the coding sequence ATGGCTACTCGTTTCCAACAATTCTACGAAAAACATGCTGTTCCCAAGTTAATGGAGCAGTTCAAGTACAAAAACATCCACCAGGTGCCCAAATTTGAAAAAGTGGTGGTCAATCGCGGTCTAGGGGAGGCAGCCACCAATGCCAAAGCCCTGGAATCTTCCATTGCGGAAATTGCCGCCATCACTGGGCAACGCCCCGTGGTGACACGGGCTAAAAAGGCGATTGCTGGTTTCAAGATTCGGGCGGGGATGCCTGTGGGCATGATGGTCACCCTGCGCCGCGATCGGATGTATGCCTTCCTCGATCGGTTGATTAACTTTGCCCTGCCCCGCATTCGGGACTTTCGCGGAGTTAATCCCAAAGCCTTTGACGGCAGGGGTAACTACACCCTAGGTATTAAAGAGCAGTTAATCTTCCCTGAGATTGACTACGACAGCATAGACCAGATTCGGGGTTTAGACATCTCGATCGTCACTACTGCTAAAACAGATGAGGAGGGACGCGCCCTACTCAAAGCAATGGGCATGCCCTTTCGGGAGTCATAG
- the rplF gene encoding 50S ribosomal protein L6, whose translation MSRIGKRPVSIPPKVTVEVAGQEVKVKGPKGELKRVFHPLIEIVKEDGVVKVNRRDDSRPARQLHGLSRTLLYNMVTGVSQGFEKRLEIQGVGYRAAITGKVMTLNMGYSHPVEIHPPEGITLEIEDNTGKKVNQGTLIVVNGIDKEVVGSVAAKIRAVRPPEVYKGKGIRYKGEFVRRKAGKTGKGGKK comes from the coding sequence ATGTCACGGATTGGTAAGCGCCCTGTGTCGATCCCGCCCAAAGTAACGGTAGAGGTAGCGGGGCAAGAAGTAAAAGTAAAAGGACCAAAAGGGGAGCTAAAGCGGGTTTTCCATCCCCTGATTGAAATTGTCAAAGAGGATGGCGTAGTAAAGGTAAACCGCCGCGATGACTCCCGTCCTGCCCGCCAGCTGCACGGTTTGAGTCGAACCCTTCTTTATAACATGGTTACAGGGGTATCCCAGGGGTTTGAGAAACGCCTAGAAATTCAAGGGGTAGGTTACCGCGCTGCCATCACAGGCAAGGTCATGACCCTCAACATGGGCTACAGCCACCCTGTGGAAATCCATCCCCCTGAGGGCATCACCCTGGAAATTGAAGACAACACAGGTAAGAAAGTCAACCAAGGCACCCTGATTGTCGTCAACGGTATCGACAAGGAAGTGGTGGGGAGTGTGGCGGCGAAAATTAGAGCTGTGCGTCCCCCAGAAGTTTACAAAGGTAAAGGGATTCGCTACAAAGGCGAGTTTGTCCGCCGCAAGGCAGGTAAGACAGGTAAGGGAGGGAAGAAATAG